In one Ignavibacteria bacterium genomic region, the following are encoded:
- the carA gene encoding glutamine-hydrolyzing carbamoyl-phosphate synthase small subunit, whose amino-acid sequence MPIFRRHFLYSFDLFLNQLLNKSITLVLENGSEFQGYSFGAEHSTSGEVVFATGMVGYTESLTDPSYAGQILTYTFPLIGNYGVPSDEKEYDLYKNFESSRIHVRALVVSDYSFEYSHWNAKQSLSEWLKKENIPAVYGIDTRRLTKTLREQGTMLGKIIFEKEETDFYDPNAIDIVQSVTVEEPILYNKNGKKKIILIDCGAKNNIVRNFIKRNISILRVPYDYDFSNESFDGVMISNGPGNPKMNGKTISHIRKTIEQNIPTFGICLGNQLLALAAGGNTYKLRYGHRSQNQPCTLVGTKRCYITTQNHGFAVDMKSLNNEWEEFYVNSNDGTNEGLKHKTKPCFSVQFHPEHTPGPFDTEFLFDEFISMLK is encoded by the coding sequence ATGCCGATTTTCCGTCGGCATTTTTTATATTCATTCGATTTATTTTTAAACCAACTATTGAACAAATCCATCACCCTCGTTTTAGAAAACGGTAGCGAATTTCAAGGCTATTCATTCGGCGCAGAACACTCGACTTCGGGTGAAGTTGTGTTTGCTACTGGAATGGTTGGTTATACGGAATCTCTCACCGACCCAAGTTATGCGGGTCAAATTCTCACATATACATTTCCACTCATCGGCAATTACGGAGTACCATCTGATGAAAAAGAGTATGATTTGTACAAGAATTTTGAATCAAGTAGAATTCACGTTCGCGCATTAGTAGTTTCAGATTATTCTTTTGAATATTCGCATTGGAACGCAAAGCAAAGTTTATCCGAGTGGCTCAAGAAAGAAAATATACCAGCTGTGTATGGTATAGATACGCGAAGACTCACTAAAACTCTTCGGGAGCAAGGAACAATGCTCGGAAAGATAATTTTTGAAAAGGAGGAGACAGATTTTTATGACCCGAATGCGATTGATATTGTTCAATCCGTTACAGTTGAAGAACCAATTTTGTATAACAAGAACGGAAAGAAAAAAATTATTCTCATTGATTGCGGTGCAAAGAACAATATCGTGAGGAATTTTATAAAAAGGAATATTTCCATCTTGCGAGTTCCCTATGATTATGATTTTTCCAATGAATCTTTTGATGGAGTGATGATTTCCAATGGTCCCGGCAACCCGAAAATGAATGGTAAAACTATTTCTCACATTCGTAAAACAATTGAGCAGAATATTCCAACATTCGGAATTTGTTTGGGAAATCAATTGCTTGCACTCGCCGCAGGAGGAAATACCTACAAACTCCGTTATGGACATCGTTCACAAAATCAGCCGTGTACACTTGTAGGAACGAAGCGCTGTTACATCACGACACAAAATCACGGTTTTGCTGTTGATATGAAATCGCTTAACAATGAATGGGAAGAATTTTATGTCAATTCAAATGACGGAACAAACGAAGGACTGAAACACAAAACGAAACCGTGTTTCAGTGTACAATTTCATCCGGAACATACACCGGGACCGTTTGATACGGAATTTCTTTTTGATGAATTTATTTCGATGTTGAAATGA